The following coding sequences are from one Octopus bimaculoides isolate UCB-OBI-ISO-001 chromosome 3, ASM119413v2, whole genome shotgun sequence window:
- the LOC106870148 gene encoding origin recognition complex subunit 2 isoform X1 has translation MTLTDDEDLTKLIAARKSVRVKFVNDEDIVQHIVHLKERKRGGLPHMERTVSSGAKRQAVMINDQEVVLGSSDEEDEVYKSSRALVNDGVAGGKDLFTFRTPKKSNSMTQKALESKTPTTPKSKNSLQEFNRQYTALESKTPTTPKSKNSLQEFNRQYTALESKTPTTPKSKNSLQEFNRQYTGLQSRSPNTPKSRKPLSESNRHETGSLAMTLRKKSHKRPETTTPYRLRKRNHFAYNDESSSDSLYSSSDESDSSFEPQQKVLSNTADLTIKESNDSSKIKPTSEANTKISTPSASKKMPEEDMPSVVEQYFEVHSTKGLTSDRTLSRLDMPRIDLDDLQKLLKNVSGNHCKEYKQLFDKYPEYFDKWLFLLSYGFNILVYGFGSKKSLLEKFFSKKLNGYDHVIVNGFFPSLSIKHILDSITEEILNEEGTFKTLLDQCEFIKKSLEDDDRDFFLLIHNIDGIMLRSAKVQNIFSFLCKIKRFHMVASVDHINAPLIWDQMRYIRFNWLWCDVTTYEPYMEETAYENSLMVQQSGRLALSSLSHVMHSLTSNAKGIFMLLARYQMENQAGVQNYQGMSFHDLYLRCRESFLVNNDIALRSQLTEFRDHKLIKSKKAADGIEHLIIQLDTSTLKDYFETEEAL, from the exons ATGACGTTGACAGACGACGAAGACTTAACAAAATTAATAGCCGCACGTAAGTCGGTACGAGTGAAGTTTGTCAATGACGAAGACATCGTCCAACACATTGTacatctgaaagaaagaaagagag GTGGCCTTCCACATATGGAGCGTACAGTTTCCAGCGGAGCCAAAAGACAAGCTGTTATGATTAACGACCAAGAAGTTGTACTTGGAAGCAGTGATGAGGAAGATGAAGTTTATAAATCCTCAAGAG CTTTGGTGAATGATGGAGTTGCTGGTGGTAAAGATTTGTTTACTTTTCGAACACCCaagaaatcaaattcaatgactcAAAAAG CACTTGAATCAAAaactccaaccactccaaaaTCTAAGAATTCTTTGCAAGAATTTAACAGACAATATACAG CACTTGAATcaaaaacaccaaccactccaaaatcTAAGAATTCTTTGCAAGAATTTAACAGACAATATACAG CACTTGAATcaaaaacaccaaccactccaaaatcTAAGAATTCTTTGCAAGAATTTAACAGACAATATACAG GCCTTCAATCAAGATCTCCAAATACTCCAAAATCTAGGAAGCCATTATCTGAATCCAATAGACATGAAACAG GTAGTCTTGCTATGACCTTACGGAAGAAATCACACAAAAGACCAGAAACCACTACACCATATCGGCTccgtaaaagaaatcattttg CTTACAATGATGAATCCTCCAGTGACAGTTTATATTCTTCCAGTGATGAAAGTGACTCAAGCTTTGAACCCCAACAGAAGGTCCTTTCAAACACTGCTGATTTAACTATCAAGGAGTCTAATGATTCCTCTAAAATTAAGCCAACTTCTGAAGCTAACACAAAAATTTCAACGCCAAGTGCTTCCAAAAAAATGCCTGAGGAAGATATG CCATCTGTTGTAGAACAGTATTTTGAAGTACATTCTACAAAAGGACTTACATCAGACCGAACACTATCTCGACTGGATATGCCACGAATTGATTTAGACGATTTACAGAAACTTCTAAAAAATGTCTCAGGAAACCATTGCAAGGAGTACAAACAGCTTTTTGACAAATATCCTGAATATTTTGACAAATGGTTATTTTTACTCAG ttatgGATTCAATATTTTGGTATATGGATTTGGTTccaagaaatcattattagaaaAATTCTTCTCTAAAAAACTCAATGGATATGATCATGTTATTGTCAATGGTTTCTTCCCAAGTCTGTCAATAAAACAC ATTTTAGATTCAATAACAGAAGAGATTCTTAATGAAGAAGGAACATTTAAAACCTTGTTGGACCAGTGTGAATTTATTAAGAAGTCTCTAGAAG ATGATGACAGAGATTTCTTCCTGTTAATCCATAATATTGATGGCATCATGTTACGTTCAGCTAAAGTCCAGAATATATTTAGTTTCCTATGTAAAATTAAGCGTTTCCATATGGTCGCTTCTGTTGATCACATAAATGCGCCTTTAA TCTGGGACCAGATGCGCTACATCAGATTCAATTGGTTGTGGTGTGATGTAACTACTTATGAGCCTTACATGGAGGAAACAGCCTATGAAAATTCCTTGATGGTGCAACAATCTGGACGTTTAGCACTCAGCTCCCTGTCACATGTCATGCATAGTTTAACatcaaatgctaaagggatatTCATGCTTCTTGCTCGCTATCAAATGGAAAATCAAGCCGGTGTTCAGAACTATCAAG GAATGTCTTTCCATGACCTCTACCTGCGTTGCCGAGAATCATTTTTAGTAAACAATGATATTGCTTTGCGATCACAGTTGACAGAGTTCAGAGACCATAAGCTGATTAAGTCTAAGAAG
- the LOC106870148 gene encoding origin recognition complex subunit 2 isoform X2 — translation MTLTDDEDLTKLIAARKSVRVKFVNDEDIVQHIVHLKERKRGGLPHMERTVSSGAKRQAVMINDQEVVLGSSDEEDEVYKSSRALVNDGVAGGKDLFTFRTPKKSNSMTQKALESKTPTTPKSKNSLQEFNRQYTALESKTPTTPKSKNSLQEFNRQYTGLQSRSPNTPKSRKPLSESNRHETGSLAMTLRKKSHKRPETTTPYRLRKRNHFAYNDESSSDSLYSSSDESDSSFEPQQKVLSNTADLTIKESNDSSKIKPTSEANTKISTPSASKKMPEEDMPSVVEQYFEVHSTKGLTSDRTLSRLDMPRIDLDDLQKLLKNVSGNHCKEYKQLFDKYPEYFDKWLFLLSYGFNILVYGFGSKKSLLEKFFSKKLNGYDHVIVNGFFPSLSIKHILDSITEEILNEEGTFKTLLDQCEFIKKSLEDDDRDFFLLIHNIDGIMLRSAKVQNIFSFLCKIKRFHMVASVDHINAPLIWDQMRYIRFNWLWCDVTTYEPYMEETAYENSLMVQQSGRLALSSLSHVMHSLTSNAKGIFMLLARYQMENQAGVQNYQGMSFHDLYLRCRESFLVNNDIALRSQLTEFRDHKLIKSKKAADGIEHLIIQLDTSTLKDYFETEEAL, via the exons ATGACGTTGACAGACGACGAAGACTTAACAAAATTAATAGCCGCACGTAAGTCGGTACGAGTGAAGTTTGTCAATGACGAAGACATCGTCCAACACATTGTacatctgaaagaaagaaagagag GTGGCCTTCCACATATGGAGCGTACAGTTTCCAGCGGAGCCAAAAGACAAGCTGTTATGATTAACGACCAAGAAGTTGTACTTGGAAGCAGTGATGAGGAAGATGAAGTTTATAAATCCTCAAGAG CTTTGGTGAATGATGGAGTTGCTGGTGGTAAAGATTTGTTTACTTTTCGAACACCCaagaaatcaaattcaatgactcAAAAAG CACTTGAATCAAAaactccaaccactccaaaaTCTAAGAATTCTTTGCAAGAATTTAACAGACAATATACAG CACTTGAATcaaaaacaccaaccactccaaaatcTAAGAATTCTTTGCAAGAATTTAACAGACAATATACAG GCCTTCAATCAAGATCTCCAAATACTCCAAAATCTAGGAAGCCATTATCTGAATCCAATAGACATGAAACAG GTAGTCTTGCTATGACCTTACGGAAGAAATCACACAAAAGACCAGAAACCACTACACCATATCGGCTccgtaaaagaaatcattttg CTTACAATGATGAATCCTCCAGTGACAGTTTATATTCTTCCAGTGATGAAAGTGACTCAAGCTTTGAACCCCAACAGAAGGTCCTTTCAAACACTGCTGATTTAACTATCAAGGAGTCTAATGATTCCTCTAAAATTAAGCCAACTTCTGAAGCTAACACAAAAATTTCAACGCCAAGTGCTTCCAAAAAAATGCCTGAGGAAGATATG CCATCTGTTGTAGAACAGTATTTTGAAGTACATTCTACAAAAGGACTTACATCAGACCGAACACTATCTCGACTGGATATGCCACGAATTGATTTAGACGATTTACAGAAACTTCTAAAAAATGTCTCAGGAAACCATTGCAAGGAGTACAAACAGCTTTTTGACAAATATCCTGAATATTTTGACAAATGGTTATTTTTACTCAG ttatgGATTCAATATTTTGGTATATGGATTTGGTTccaagaaatcattattagaaaAATTCTTCTCTAAAAAACTCAATGGATATGATCATGTTATTGTCAATGGTTTCTTCCCAAGTCTGTCAATAAAACAC ATTTTAGATTCAATAACAGAAGAGATTCTTAATGAAGAAGGAACATTTAAAACCTTGTTGGACCAGTGTGAATTTATTAAGAAGTCTCTAGAAG ATGATGACAGAGATTTCTTCCTGTTAATCCATAATATTGATGGCATCATGTTACGTTCAGCTAAAGTCCAGAATATATTTAGTTTCCTATGTAAAATTAAGCGTTTCCATATGGTCGCTTCTGTTGATCACATAAATGCGCCTTTAA TCTGGGACCAGATGCGCTACATCAGATTCAATTGGTTGTGGTGTGATGTAACTACTTATGAGCCTTACATGGAGGAAACAGCCTATGAAAATTCCTTGATGGTGCAACAATCTGGACGTTTAGCACTCAGCTCCCTGTCACATGTCATGCATAGTTTAACatcaaatgctaaagggatatTCATGCTTCTTGCTCGCTATCAAATGGAAAATCAAGCCGGTGTTCAGAACTATCAAG GAATGTCTTTCCATGACCTCTACCTGCGTTGCCGAGAATCATTTTTAGTAAACAATGATATTGCTTTGCGATCACAGTTGACAGAGTTCAGAGACCATAAGCTGATTAAGTCTAAGAAG